A stretch of the Streptococcus oralis genome encodes the following:
- a CDS encoding Rep family protein has product MTKRIRNRRFLFEQQLKPDFWDWAVSDKKLLENWEDNKTKIFRLIFDRIRELVEEEEFVEVAFIVHDKDISYGTKLVEPHIHGYIDFPRRMDLSKVALALGVEKERVETPKSRGGRHLTRINALAYLIHAKDKDKYQYPASDVETFDTLDYETFINQNKEDFEKYAATKKREKSDESLDLVLSKVYKGELTYFDIMKDDNLYYLMANNRQKFLEGFDIFGERESVLRLEALQNGEYDLTVLYIQGKPGIGKSTLARDIALEVQGALENAGLRGGSYSASSKNPFDNYSGEEILILDDLREDSLAPADWLKLFDPINSARMSARYRNKLVVPRLVIMSAYMSPKQFFGQIQEEDINQYLRRVNYSSEIARKHGMEERFYSVSEVRENRENGHFQRPDGSSVVLNFDYEDLFCSQDKDDFIRKLLEDCIYPRILPKKAKDVTND; this is encoded by the coding sequence TGAGAATTGGGAAGATAATAAGACAAAGATTTTCAGATTAATCTTTGACCGTATCCGTGAATTAGTTGAAGAAGAGGAATTTGTGGAAGTCGCTTTTATCGTCCATGATAAAGATATTTCTTATGGGACAAAATTGGTTGAACCTCATATTCACGGATATATTGATTTCCCAAGAAGAATGGATTTATCAAAAGTTGCCTTGGCTCTTGGAGTAGAAAAAGAACGTGTAGAAACTCCAAAATCAAGAGGAGGAAGACACCTAACACGTATCAACGCTTTAGCTTATCTTATCCATGCCAAGGATAAAGATAAATATCAGTATCCTGCTAGTGATGTGGAAACATTTGATACGCTTGATTATGAAACCTTTATCAATCAGAATAAAGAAGATTTTGAGAAGTATGCAGCTACGAAAAAGCGTGAGAAATCTGATGAAAGTTTAGATTTGGTATTGTCTAAAGTTTACAAGGGAGAACTTACATATTTTGATATTATGAAAGACGATAATTTGTATTATCTGATGGCGAACAATCGTCAGAAATTCCTTGAGGGCTTTGATATTTTTGGAGAACGTGAAAGTGTTCTACGCTTGGAAGCCTTGCAAAATGGGGAGTATGATTTGACTGTCCTATATATCCAAGGGAAGCCTGGGATTGGTAAGTCTACACTTGCTAGAGATATTGCTTTAGAGGTGCAAGGAGCGCTTGAAAATGCAGGTTTAAGAGGTGGCTCATATTCTGCAAGCTCAAAAAATCCATTTGACAATTACTCAGGAGAGGAAATCCTTATTTTAGATGACTTGCGAGAGGATAGCCTAGCTCCTGCGGATTGGTTGAAGTTATTCGATCCAATCAACTCGGCTAGAATGTCGGCACGCTATCGAAATAAGCTAGTAGTTCCTAGATTGGTGATTATGTCGGCTTATATGTCTCCTAAACAATTTTTCGGACAAATTCAGGAAGAAGATATAAACCAGTATTTAAGACGTGTCAATTACTCTTCTGAAATTGCTAGAAAACATGGAATGGAAGAAAGATTTTATAGTGTTTCAGAAGTTCGAGAGAATAGAGAGAATGGTCATTTTCAACGTCCTGATGGCTCTAGCGTCGTTTTGAACTTTGACTATGAAGATTTGTTTTGTTCGCAAGATAAGGACGATTTTATTCGTAAATTGCTTGAAGATTGTATCTATCCTAGAATATTGCCTAAAAAAGCAAAGGACGTGACAAATGACTAA
- a CDS encoding DUF3173 family protein, whose product MFVTKEDLKKLGFGNYQAYSLIKQAKALMVQKGFAYYNSKGLGQVPVEAVEEILGTKLNFEEVEEYA is encoded by the coding sequence ATGTTCGTAACAAAAGAAGATTTAAAAAAATTAGGTTTTGGAAATTATCAGGCTTACAGTTTGATTAAACAGGCTAAGGCTTTGATGGTACAAAAGGGCTTTGCTTACTATAATTCCAAGGGTTTGGGTCAAGTTCCTGTTGAAGCTGTTGAGGAAATTTTGGGTACAAAATTAAATTTTGAGGAAGTGGAAGAATATGCCTAA
- a CDS encoding tyrosine-type recombinase/integrase, which yields MPKIPHVYYDKASSSYYAVASLGFDEVTGKRMQKKKRGFKTQTEAKKWYDDFIAKHSKKAIVHGATLTVELFLEKYFVPHYKNKVTVRTFMTFSSKLKRLKYFYPMKMVDVKPIHIKKWHTDILEEGLSNNYLKDLHQTVKELFDMALTLGVVSENPARQVGNMKRTRKKVDFWTKEEFEKFIKTFEKNDVVEHLKYTCFLFLFMTGLRISELQALTWEDVDFENKAVQVNKSMFYQNKNNWQINPTKTFSSNRKIYLDAMTIKALSSWKNHQKQLGKISFVFSYNCLPVTKTMLANSMKKHGEMAGVKSIRIHDLRHSHASLLLSLGMNDLELKNRLGHADIQTTLGVYSHLRPSAMKEVADKLEGVISL from the coding sequence ATGCCTAAAATCCCTCATGTATATTATGACAAGGCTAGTAGTTCTTATTATGCGGTTGCTTCTCTAGGTTTTGATGAAGTGACCGGTAAAAGAATGCAGAAAAAGAAAAGAGGGTTTAAAACTCAAACAGAAGCCAAGAAATGGTATGATGATTTTATAGCCAAACACTCGAAAAAAGCTATTGTACATGGTGCAACTTTAACGGTTGAGTTGTTCCTGGAAAAATATTTTGTACCTCACTATAAGAATAAAGTGACAGTTCGGACATTTATGACATTTTCTTCTAAGTTGAAAAGATTGAAATATTTTTATCCTATGAAAATGGTTGATGTTAAACCTATTCATATAAAAAAATGGCATACAGATATCTTGGAAGAAGGCTTATCTAATAACTACTTAAAAGATTTACATCAAACAGTAAAAGAATTATTTGATATGGCTCTTACTTTGGGTGTTGTCAGTGAAAATCCTGCTCGGCAGGTGGGGAATATGAAGAGGACTAGAAAAAAGGTTGATTTTTGGACAAAAGAAGAATTTGAAAAATTTATCAAAACATTTGAAAAAAATGATGTTGTAGAACATTTAAAATATACCTGTTTTCTATTTCTCTTTATGACAGGATTGAGGATCAGCGAATTACAAGCCTTAACGTGGGAAGATGTCGATTTTGAAAATAAAGCTGTACAAGTCAATAAGTCTATGTTTTATCAAAATAAAAATAATTGGCAAATTAACCCTACAAAAACTTTTTCAAGTAATAGAAAAATCTATCTCGATGCCATGACGATTAAGGCGCTATCCTCATGGAAAAATCATCAGAAACAGCTAGGAAAAATAAGTTTTGTCTTTTCTTATAACTGTTTACCTGTGACTAAGACAATGCTTGCTAATAGCATGAAGAAACATGGAGAAATGGCTGGAGTCAAAAGTATCCGTATACATGATTTAAGGCACTCCCACGCAAGTCTATTGCTATCTTTAGGTATGAATGACCTAGAACTTAAAAATAGGTTAGGACATGCGGATATACAGACGACTTTAGGAGTATATTCCCATCTTCGCCCTTCAGCTATGAAAGAGGTAGCGGATAAACTAGAGGGGGTAATATCGCTTTAA
- the rpmG gene encoding 50S ribosomal protein L33, which yields MRVNITLEHKESGERLYLTSKNKRNTPDRLQLKKYSPKLRKHVVFTEVK from the coding sequence ATGCGCGTAAATATTACACTTGAACACAAAGAATCTGGTGAACGCTTGTACCTTACTTCTAAAAACAAACGTAACACTCCAGACCGTCTTCAATTGAAGAAATACTCACCAAAACTTCGCAAGCACGTTGTGTTCACCGAAGTTAAATAA
- the rpmF gene encoding 50S ribosomal protein L32, producing MAVPARRTSKAKKNKRRTHYKVTAPSVNFDETTGDYSRSHRVSLKGYYKGRKIAKAASAE from the coding sequence ATGGCAGTACCTGCACGTCGCACCTCAAAAGCGAAGAAAAACAAACGTCGTACACACTACAAAGTAACAGCTCCATCTGTAAACTTTGACGAAACTACTGGAGATTACTCACGTTCTCACCGCGTATCACTTAAAGGATACTACAAAGGACGTAAAATCGCTAAAGCTGCATCAGCTGAATAA